A window of Streptomyces marispadix contains these coding sequences:
- a CDS encoding amino acid permease — MGYPRKLTRRFRAFDNFAISFTIINIISGIFSSFGFGMNAGGPLVLTFGWISVSVMVLFIGASMAEIASAYPTSGALYFSAGKLAKSHKGAWSWYTGWLNFVGQVGGTAATGYAAATFIQAFIAMQWPSYEVTGQHTVLITAVILLLQGLANTYTVQLVALLNRISVWWLLIGMVVIVASLTVLPDQHQSASFVTHFANNTGFESAIYGGMLGLLVTSWTFTGFDGSFHMSEETVQATVNAPRGIMRAIGYSAITGLILMLALVYSIRDYGKEAAADAPPVQILVDALGMSTAKLLLLIVIGAMLFCGLANMTSNTRQIFAFSRDGAMPGSRWWHSVSPRTRTPVKAVWLAAACSLVLVVPGWWSETAFTAIVSVNVVGLFLAYAVPIYLRLRLNDFQPGPWHLGRWGKPIGVVAVTWILVSNVLFMLPHASPMTPSTFNYAPVALAVVLIIATVWWFATARRRFQGPVSYGRPDEVAAMDLI; from the coding sequence ATGGGGTATCCGCGAAAACTGACGCGCAGATTCAGGGCGTTCGACAATTTCGCGATCTCCTTCACCATCATCAACATCATCTCCGGGATCTTCTCCTCATTCGGTTTCGGAATGAACGCGGGCGGGCCGCTGGTTCTCACCTTCGGCTGGATCAGCGTGTCAGTGATGGTGCTCTTCATCGGCGCATCGATGGCCGAGATCGCCTCCGCCTATCCCACCAGCGGCGCGCTCTATTTCTCCGCGGGAAAACTCGCCAAGTCGCACAAGGGCGCGTGGTCCTGGTACACGGGATGGCTGAACTTCGTCGGCCAGGTGGGAGGCACTGCCGCGACGGGATACGCCGCCGCCACCTTCATCCAGGCGTTCATCGCGATGCAGTGGCCGTCGTATGAGGTCACAGGCCAGCACACGGTGCTCATCACCGCGGTCATCCTGCTGCTCCAGGGCCTGGCCAACACCTACACGGTGCAGCTCGTCGCCCTCCTCAACCGCATCTCGGTGTGGTGGCTGCTGATCGGCATGGTGGTAATCGTCGCCTCGCTCACGGTGCTGCCCGACCAGCACCAGTCGGCGTCCTTCGTCACCCACTTCGCCAACAACACCGGCTTCGAGAGCGCCATTTACGGCGGGATGCTGGGCCTGCTCGTCACGAGCTGGACCTTTACCGGCTTCGACGGAAGTTTCCACATGTCCGAGGAGACGGTTCAGGCCACGGTGAACGCACCGCGTGGCATCATGCGTGCGATCGGTTACTCCGCGATCACAGGTCTGATCCTCATGCTCGCCCTCGTGTACTCGATCCGCGACTACGGCAAGGAAGCCGCAGCGGACGCCCCGCCGGTACAGATTCTCGTGGACGCACTTGGCATGAGCACCGCGAAACTTCTCCTGCTCATCGTGATCGGCGCGATGCTCTTTTGCGGCCTGGCGAACATGACCAGCAACACCCGCCAGATCTTCGCCTTTTCACGAGACGGCGCCATGCCCGGATCGCGGTGGTGGCATTCCGTCTCGCCGCGAACCCGTACGCCCGTCAAGGCCGTCTGGCTCGCGGCGGCCTGCTCCCTGGTACTGGTCGTCCCCGGCTGGTGGTCGGAGACCGCGTTCACGGCCATCGTCAGCGTCAACGTCGTCGGTCTCTTCCTCGCCTACGCGGTGCCCATCTACCTCCGTCTGCGGCTGAACGACTTCCAGCCCGGCCCGTGGCACCTGGGGCGCTGGGGCAAGCCGATCGGTGTCGTCGCCGTGACGTGGATCCTCGTCAGCAACGTGCTCTTCATGCTTCCGCACGCTTCGCCGATGACCCCGTCGACGTTCAACTACGCGCCTGTCGCCCTGGCAGTGGTCCTGATCATCGCCACGGTGTGGTGGTTCGCCACCGCACGGCGGCGCTTCCAGGGCCCGGTCAGCTACGGGCGCCCCGACGAAGTGGCGGCGATGGACCTGATCTGA
- a CDS encoding GNAT family N-acetyltransferase has protein sequence MEPLGDDARYQPSPAGPGSAAAPQDGGSTDGLRVAPATAQEWLEVEQWAAEEQWNPGLEDTGCFHPTDPGGFFLGRLDGEPVSAVSVVEYSDSYAFLGYYLVRPQVRGKGLGMATWQEAVPHAGERTIGLDAVPAQEQTYARSGFAPAYRTRRYGGRPGSPGPLSPSVVPVTGEHLDALAEYDEQCFPAPRRDFLVRWLGAPGHRAHMFLSDGRPAGYGVIRKARSGHRIGPLFADTPEAAEALFDALIAPLSPDGEVYVDIPEPNQAAVSLATSRGMEVGFETVRMYKGTPPELPLDRVFGVTSLELG, from the coding sequence ATGGAACCCCTCGGCGACGACGCCAGGTACCAGCCCTCCCCCGCCGGACCCGGCTCTGCCGCGGCCCCGCAGGACGGCGGCAGCACGGACGGACTCCGCGTCGCCCCCGCCACCGCTCAGGAGTGGCTCGAGGTCGAGCAGTGGGCGGCGGAGGAGCAGTGGAACCCGGGCCTGGAGGACACCGGCTGCTTCCACCCCACCGACCCCGGCGGCTTCTTCCTGGGACGCCTCGACGGCGAGCCCGTCTCCGCGGTCTCCGTCGTCGAATACTCCGACTCGTACGCCTTCCTCGGCTACTACCTCGTCCGCCCCCAAGTGCGCGGCAAGGGACTGGGGATGGCGACCTGGCAGGAGGCAGTGCCGCACGCCGGCGAGCGGACGATCGGCCTGGACGCGGTGCCCGCGCAGGAGCAGACGTACGCACGCTCCGGCTTCGCCCCCGCCTACCGCACCCGCCGCTACGGCGGCCGTCCCGGCTCCCCCGGACCCCTCTCGCCGTCCGTCGTACCCGTGACCGGGGAACATCTCGACGCCCTGGCCGAGTACGACGAGCAGTGCTTCCCCGCGCCCCGCAGGGACTTCCTCGTCCGCTGGCTCGGCGCTCCCGGGCATCGCGCGCACATGTTCCTGAGCGACGGCAGGCCCGCCGGGTACGGCGTGATCCGCAAGGCACGAAGCGGCCACCGCATCGGCCCGCTCTTCGCCGACACCCCCGAGGCCGCAGAGGCTCTCTTCGACGCACTGATCGCACCTCTCAGCCCGGACGGCGAGGTCTATGTCGACATCCCGGAGCCCAATCAGGCGGCCGTCTCCCTCGCCACGAGCCGCGGCATGGAGGTCGGCTTCGAGACCGTACGCATGTACAAGGGCACGCCGCCCGAGCTGCCCCTGGACCGGGTCTTCGGTGTCACCAGCCTCGAATTGGGCTGA
- the dhaK gene encoding dihydroxyacetone kinase subunit DhaK, translating into MKMLINVPETVVADALRGIAAAHPELTVDVDNRVVVRRDAPVANKVGLVSGGGSGHEPLHGGFVGRGMLDAACPGAIFTSPVPDQMTRAAAAVDSGNGVLFVVKNYTGDVLNFDMAAELAEDEGIQVGKVLVQDDVAVTDSEFTAGRRGTGATLFVEKIAGALAEEGAPLERVEAIARQVADSSRSFGVALGACTTPSKGSPTFDLPPGELELGIGIHGESGRERRPMMTSGEIADFAVDAVLTDLEPDGPVLALVNGMGATPLIELYGFCAEVQRVLDERRVPVARTLVGNYVTSLDMAGASVTLCRADEEMLRLYDAPVSTPALRWGC; encoded by the coding sequence ATGAAGATGCTGATCAATGTGCCGGAGACCGTCGTCGCGGACGCCCTGAGAGGGATCGCCGCCGCGCACCCCGAGCTGACCGTCGACGTGGACAACCGCGTCGTCGTACGCCGTGACGCTCCCGTGGCGAACAAGGTGGGCCTGGTCTCCGGCGGTGGCTCCGGGCACGAGCCGCTGCACGGCGGCTTCGTCGGCCGCGGAATGCTGGACGCCGCCTGCCCCGGAGCGATCTTCACCTCTCCCGTGCCGGACCAGATGACGCGTGCCGCGGCGGCGGTCGACAGCGGCAACGGCGTCCTGTTCGTCGTGAAGAACTACACGGGGGACGTGCTCAACTTCGACATGGCCGCGGAGCTGGCCGAGGACGAGGGCATCCAGGTGGGCAAGGTCCTCGTGCAGGACGATGTCGCCGTCACCGACAGCGAGTTCACCGCCGGTCGGCGCGGCACCGGGGCGACGCTGTTCGTCGAGAAGATCGCCGGAGCGCTCGCCGAGGAGGGCGCGCCCCTGGAGCGCGTCGAGGCGATCGCGCGTCAGGTCGCCGACTCCTCCCGCAGCTTCGGAGTGGCGCTGGGCGCCTGCACCACGCCCTCCAAGGGGAGCCCCACCTTCGACCTGCCCCCCGGCGAACTGGAACTGGGCATCGGCATCCACGGAGAGTCGGGCCGTGAGCGGCGCCCCATGATGACCTCCGGTGAGATCGCCGACTTCGCGGTGGACGCCGTCCTCACCGACCTCGAACCGGACGGTCCCGTGCTGGCGCTCGTCAACGGCATGGGCGCCACCCCCCTGATCGAGCTGTACGGATTCTGCGCCGAGGTGCAGCGCGTCCTGGACGAGCGTCGCGTACCGGTCGCCCGTACCCTCGTCGGCAACTACGTCACCTCGCTGGACATGGCCGGAGCCTCCGTGACCCTGTGCCGGGCCGACGAGGAGATGCTGCGCCTGTATGACGCACCGGTGAGCACGCCGGCGCTTCGCTGGGGTTGCTGA
- a CDS encoding phytoene desaturase family protein, with protein MPAASQDASRDSSRDPHAADAADAVPAAASTASGGESAYDAVVVGGGHNGLVAAAYLARAGQRVLVLERLDRTGGAAVSERTFSGVDARLSRYSYLVSLLPQRIVDDLGVRFAVRKRGVSSYTPAVRDGRATGLFVGDGTARTRDSFARLTGGDKEFAAWERFYGMTQRVAQRVFPTLTEPLPGREELRARIGDEAAWEALFERPLGETVEEYFADDLVRGVVLTDGLIGTFSHAHDTSLLQNRCFLYHVIGGGTGDWDVPVGGMGALTGALAEAARAAGAEIRTGRTVHRIDTDGTEAEVHYRTSEGGEGTVPARRVLVNASPRALSEMLGEQPATASGPSSETESGPSTAGPGTAIGSAADSRPGAVSGSQLKVNMLLRRLPRLKDTAVDAREAFAGTFHVAEGYEQLAEAHRQAAAGGLPRVPPSELYCHSLTDPTILGAELAAEGYQTLTLFGLLTPAECFDAGSAAERDALRDEALARTLAELDRHLEEPVADCLAVDADGKPCIEAKTPRDLEGELNLPGGHIFHGDLSFPWAAEGHAGRWGVETAHANVLLCGAGSVRGGGVSGIGGHNAAMAVLEASGGSAGGPAR; from the coding sequence ATGCCTGCCGCCTCCCAAGACGCCTCCCGTGATTCTTCACGCGATCCTCACGCCGCCGATGCCGCCGACGCCGTCCCTGCCGCCGCGTCCACTGCCTCCGGCGGCGAATCCGCCTATGACGCCGTCGTCGTGGGCGGCGGACACAACGGCCTCGTGGCCGCCGCCTACCTCGCCCGCGCCGGACAGCGCGTACTGGTGCTGGAACGCCTGGACCGCACCGGCGGCGCCGCCGTCTCCGAGCGGACCTTCAGCGGCGTCGACGCCCGCCTCTCGCGCTACTCGTACCTGGTGAGCCTGCTGCCGCAGCGGATCGTCGACGATCTGGGGGTGCGCTTCGCGGTGCGCAAGCGCGGGGTCTCCTCCTATACGCCGGCCGTGCGCGACGGGCGCGCCACCGGTCTGTTCGTCGGCGACGGCACGGCACGCACCCGTGACTCCTTCGCCCGGCTGACCGGAGGCGACAAGGAGTTCGCGGCCTGGGAGCGCTTCTACGGGATGACGCAGCGCGTCGCCCAGCGGGTCTTCCCCACTCTCACCGAACCGCTGCCCGGCCGCGAGGAGTTGAGGGCACGCATCGGCGACGAGGCCGCGTGGGAGGCGCTGTTCGAGCGGCCCCTCGGCGAGACGGTCGAGGAGTACTTCGCCGACGACCTGGTGCGGGGAGTGGTGCTCACCGACGGCCTCATCGGCACCTTCAGCCACGCGCACGACACTTCGCTGCTTCAGAACCGCTGCTTCCTCTACCACGTCATCGGCGGCGGCACCGGCGACTGGGACGTGCCCGTCGGAGGCATGGGCGCACTGACCGGCGCTCTCGCCGAGGCCGCCCGCGCCGCCGGCGCCGAGATCCGTACGGGCCGTACCGTGCACCGCATCGACACCGACGGCACCGAGGCCGAGGTCCACTACCGCACGAGCGAAGGCGGCGAAGGCACCGTCCCCGCACGCCGCGTGCTGGTGAACGCCTCGCCGCGTGCCCTGTCCGAGATGCTCGGCGAGCAGCCCGCAACCGCCTCGGGGCCCTCGTCCGAAACCGAGTCCGGGCCCTCGACTGCCGGGCCCGGAACGGCGATCGGCTCCGCCGCCGATTCCCGCCCCGGCGCGGTCTCGGGATCGCAGCTCAAGGTCAACATGCTGCTGCGTCGCCTTCCCCGGCTGAAGGACACCGCCGTCGACGCACGCGAGGCGTTCGCCGGGACCTTCCATGTCGCCGAGGGATACGAGCAGTTGGCCGAGGCCCACCGCCAGGCGGCGGCGGGCGGACTGCCCCGCGTGCCTCCGTCGGAGCTGTACTGCCACTCGCTGACCGACCCCACGATCCTCGGCGCCGAACTCGCCGCCGAGGGCTATCAGACGCTCACCCTCTTCGGGCTGCTCACCCCCGCCGAGTGCTTCGACGCCGGGAGTGCCGCCGAGCGCGACGCGCTGCGCGACGAGGCCCTGGCACGCACCCTCGCCGAACTCGACCGCCATCTGGAAGAGCCCGTCGCCGACTGCCTCGCCGTCGACGCCGACGGCAAGCCGTGCATCGAGGCCAAGACGCCGCGCGACCTCGAAGGGGAGCTGAATCTGCCGGGCGGTCACATCTTCCACGGCGACCTCTCCTTCCCGTGGGCCGCCGAAGGGCACGCCGGACGCTGGGGCGTGGAGACCGCACACGCCAACGTGCTTCTGTGCGGCGCCGGTTCGGTACGCGGCGGAGGCGTCAGCGGAATCGGCGGGCACAACGCGGCGATGGCCGTGCTGGAGGCGTCGGGCGGCAGCGCGGGCGGACCGGCGCGCTGA
- a CDS encoding amino acid permease, which yields MSGLWSTQGVLRRKPIEHITEAEGGSGEQLTRVLSLWQLTAIGVGGIIGAGIFALAGTVANGKAGPAVLVSFLIAGVASAAAALSYAEFAGLIPKAGSAYTYGYAVLGEIGGWFIGWDLLLEYTAIVAVVGIGISGYFSFLVESAGAELPAWMLGAPGTGPGHRVDLFAALLCLLIAYLLNRGMRSAARFETVVVALKVLVVLLVIVVGFFHVDTANYDPFFPYGVSGAFTGAATVFFAVFGYDAMSTAAEESKDSQRHMPKAIVYSLAIAMTLYVLVCLVLTGMQKFSDIDKESGLSSAFQSVGLGAIADVIAVGAIIGILTVMFTFMLGVTRVWFAMSRDGLLPKWFAKTHPTRHVPTRVTWIVGVASAVIAGFLPIEEAAELTNIGILLAFVVVCVAVIVLRYRRPDLPRTFRTPGMPFVPAIGVVFSLWLTTFLAWQTWVRFAVWFLLGLVVYFGYSYRRSELARQQPPGPVKDVQ from the coding sequence ATGAGCGGGCTCTGGAGCACTCAAGGCGTACTGCGACGCAAACCCATCGAGCACATCACGGAGGCCGAGGGAGGCTCCGGGGAACAGCTCACCCGGGTGCTTAGCCTCTGGCAGCTCACGGCCATCGGTGTCGGAGGCATCATCGGCGCCGGAATCTTCGCCCTCGCGGGCACGGTCGCCAACGGCAAGGCCGGGCCGGCGGTGCTGGTCTCCTTCCTCATCGCCGGTGTCGCCAGCGCCGCCGCGGCCCTGTCGTACGCCGAGTTCGCGGGCCTCATCCCGAAGGCGGGCTCCGCCTACACCTACGGCTACGCGGTGCTGGGCGAGATCGGCGGCTGGTTCATCGGCTGGGACCTGCTGCTGGAGTACACGGCGATCGTCGCCGTCGTCGGCATCGGCATCTCCGGCTACTTCTCCTTCCTCGTGGAGTCGGCCGGTGCCGAACTGCCCGCCTGGATGCTGGGAGCGCCGGGCACGGGCCCCGGGCACCGCGTCGACCTGTTCGCGGCGCTGCTGTGCCTGCTCATCGCCTACCTCCTCAACCGGGGCATGCGCAGCGCCGCCCGCTTCGAGACGGTGGTGGTCGCACTGAAGGTCCTGGTGGTGCTGCTCGTCATCGTGGTGGGCTTCTTCCACGTCGACACAGCCAACTACGACCCGTTCTTCCCCTACGGCGTCTCGGGCGCCTTCACCGGCGCGGCCACCGTCTTCTTCGCCGTCTTCGGGTACGACGCGATGAGCACCGCGGCCGAGGAGTCCAAGGACTCACAGCGGCACATGCCCAAGGCGATCGTCTACTCGCTGGCCATCGCGATGACCCTGTACGTACTGGTGTGCCTGGTGCTGACGGGCATGCAGAAGTTCTCCGACATCGACAAGGAGAGCGGCCTGTCCTCGGCCTTCCAGTCGGTCGGTCTCGGGGCGATCGCCGACGTCATCGCGGTAGGCGCGATCATCGGCATCCTCACCGTGATGTTCACCTTCATGCTGGGCGTGACCCGGGTGTGGTTCGCCATGAGCCGCGACGGGCTGCTGCCGAAGTGGTTCGCGAAGACCCATCCCACGCGGCACGTGCCCACGCGCGTCACCTGGATCGTGGGCGTGGCCTCCGCGGTGATCGCCGGGTTCCTGCCCATCGAGGAGGCGGCCGAACTCACCAACATCGGCATCCTGCTGGCGTTCGTCGTGGTGTGCGTCGCGGTGATCGTGCTCCGCTACCGCCGCCCCGATCTGCCGCGCACCTTCCGCACTCCCGGCATGCCGTTCGTGCCCGCGATAGGCGTGGTGTTCTCGCTGTGGCTGACGACCTTCCTGGCGTGGCAGACGTGGGTGCGCTTCGCCGTGTGGTTCCTGCTCGGGCTGGTCGTCTACTTCGGCTACTCCTACCGCCGTTCCGAACTGGCCAGGCAGCAGCCGCCGGGGCCTGTGAAGGACGTGCAGTAG